One part of the Mangrovibacillus cuniculi genome encodes these proteins:
- a CDS encoding carbohydrate ABC transporter permease, which produces MKKNAPIRKITLYIALIIGALVSLFPFYWAAIGASNESGKMFSKPPTLVPGSSLMENISNLNAQIDLGRVMFNSLFTSITYTVLSLLICTMAAYAFAKYQFPGRKTIFTIFLLSMMVPYHATIIPLFKMMASLGWLNTYQAVILPNLAYPFAIFLMRQNLLAFPDSLIEAARIDGAGEWKIFFRIVLPSMRPALAATAIFLFMYQWNSFLWPLIALSSTDMYTFPVALSSLFGLSRIDYGQVMAGVTIATLPIIVFFLVLQRQFISGMLGSAVK; this is translated from the coding sequence ATGAAGAAAAACGCGCCTATCAGAAAAATAACTCTCTATATCGCATTAATTATTGGAGCACTTGTCTCTTTATTCCCGTTCTACTGGGCGGCAATTGGAGCTTCTAACGAAAGTGGAAAGATGTTTTCAAAACCACCTACATTAGTTCCAGGTTCAAGCTTAATGGAGAACATCTCTAATTTAAATGCACAGATCGACCTTGGCAGAGTCATGTTCAACTCCTTGTTCACATCGATTACGTATACCGTGCTAAGTCTATTAATTTGTACGATGGCAGCGTATGCTTTTGCGAAATATCAGTTCCCTGGAAGAAAGACAATCTTCACGATTTTCCTTCTTTCCATGATGGTACCGTACCATGCAACGATTATTCCGTTGTTTAAAATGATGGCGAGCTTAGGATGGTTAAATACGTATCAAGCGGTTATCTTACCAAACTTGGCGTACCCATTTGCGATTTTCTTAATGAGACAAAACTTACTGGCATTCCCAGACTCCCTGATTGAAGCAGCGAGAATCGACGGGGCAGGGGAGTGGAAGATCTTCTTCCGAATCGTACTTCCATCCATGCGTCCAGCACTTGCTGCAACAGCAATTTTCTTATTCATGTATCAGTGGAACAGTTTCTTATGGCCATTGATTGCTCTATCTTCCACAGATATGTACACATTCCCAGTAGCGCTATCTAGCTTATTCGGACTGTCTCGTATCGACTATGGTCAAGTAATGGCGGGAGTGACCATCGCAACACTACCAATAATCGTGTTCTTCTTAGTGCTTCAGCGCCAGTTCATTTCTGGAATGCTTGGAAGTGCCGTGAAGTAA
- a CDS encoding beta-galactosidase: MYLGVDYYPEHWPKEMLEEDILGIKEMGSNMIRIGEFAWHLMEKTEGNYDFSFFDEVIAKAKAHGIDVMFGTPTATFPAWLANKYPSILSEEENGQKRVFGGRRQYCFNSSVYREYSAKITRELVKHYANEEAIVAWQVDNEFGHEGSDMCYCDQCHAGFQKFLEQKYGTIDELNERYGTIFWGQTYNDFSEIPVPKKTITTHNPSLQLDWARFRSHSVNSYAHEMTAIVREEMGEHQQVTTNVSGGFFGKWFDHEENVRPLDFVSYDNYPVWGGLAEPIPPAAIAMTHDFNRGLLGKNYWIVEQLMGAQGHNVIGYLPRPNQAKMWSMQAFAHGCTDMLYFRWRGMTRGAEQFCFGVVDHDNHRGRKFKEVQSLFNDIRPYENVLQAPIQADVAVLYDYDNIWSWRFQTQSEGFDFTRELLRLYGPFFEHNAHLDVVPVIRDFSSYKVLLVPALQIIEEDLANRLKEFAENGGTIIFSFRAGLKDKDNNVQFKSTLPGHVAELAGVHVHETEALSNTQSVEVSGENGTAHVSVWRDLITPTTAEALYNYGDQFYEDKAAVTRNQFGKGTVYYIGGGLDEAAILPIAKDVLEHHGIWHQETEAGVEVYQREADGKVYEFMLNHTAEEKRVNGITLAPYDSIIKEITN; this comes from the coding sequence ATGTACCTAGGCGTAGACTACTATCCAGAACATTGGCCGAAAGAAATGCTAGAAGAAGACATTCTTGGCATCAAAGAAATGGGCTCCAACATGATTCGTATCGGTGAATTTGCTTGGCACCTCATGGAGAAAACAGAAGGCAACTACGACTTCTCTTTCTTTGACGAAGTAATTGCCAAAGCAAAAGCACATGGAATAGACGTGATGTTTGGTACCCCAACAGCAACATTCCCTGCATGGCTTGCAAATAAATATCCTTCCATTCTCTCAGAAGAAGAAAACGGACAAAAACGTGTATTCGGTGGAAGAAGACAATACTGCTTTAACTCCTCCGTCTATCGTGAATACTCCGCAAAAATCACTCGTGAGCTTGTTAAACACTATGCCAACGAAGAAGCGATCGTCGCATGGCAAGTGGATAATGAATTTGGACATGAAGGAAGCGACATGTGTTACTGCGACCAATGTCACGCAGGATTCCAAAAGTTCTTAGAACAGAAATACGGAACAATCGATGAACTTAATGAGCGTTACGGCACTATTTTCTGGGGACAAACGTACAACGACTTCTCGGAAATTCCAGTACCGAAAAAGACGATTACGACGCACAATCCATCTCTTCAATTAGACTGGGCTCGTTTCCGTTCTCACTCTGTTAACAGCTACGCACACGAAATGACTGCGATCGTGCGAGAAGAAATGGGAGAGCACCAACAAGTGACAACCAACGTTTCTGGAGGTTTCTTCGGCAAGTGGTTTGATCATGAAGAAAACGTTCGTCCATTAGACTTCGTGTCGTACGACAACTACCCAGTTTGGGGCGGTTTAGCAGAACCAATTCCACCTGCAGCGATTGCGATGACACATGACTTTAACCGTGGATTACTAGGGAAGAACTACTGGATCGTAGAACAATTAATGGGGGCACAAGGACATAACGTGATTGGGTATCTTCCTCGACCGAACCAAGCGAAGATGTGGTCGATGCAAGCTTTCGCACACGGTTGTACCGATATGCTTTACTTCAGATGGCGAGGAATGACGCGTGGTGCTGAGCAGTTCTGCTTTGGTGTCGTCGATCACGATAACCATCGTGGAAGAAAGTTTAAAGAAGTTCAATCGTTATTTAACGATATTCGACCTTACGAAAACGTGCTGCAAGCGCCGATTCAAGCCGATGTAGCCGTACTGTACGATTACGACAACATCTGGTCTTGGCGTTTCCAAACGCAAAGTGAAGGATTCGATTTCACAAGAGAATTGCTTCGACTTTACGGACCATTCTTTGAGCACAACGCTCATCTAGACGTTGTTCCAGTAATACGTGACTTCTCATCTTATAAGGTTTTACTAGTGCCAGCATTGCAAATTATTGAGGAAGACTTGGCGAATCGTCTCAAAGAATTTGCAGAGAATGGCGGAACCATTATCTTCTCATTCCGTGCAGGGCTGAAGGATAAAGATAACAATGTACAGTTCAAATCTACGTTACCAGGTCACGTCGCAGAGCTTGCAGGTGTCCACGTTCATGAAACAGAAGCGCTCTCTAATACACAATCTGTGGAAGTTAGCGGTGAAAATGGAACTGCACACGTTTCGGTTTGGAGAGATCTAATTACACCGACAACGGCAGAGGCGCTATACAACTATGGCGACCAATTCTATGAAGATAAAGCAGCGGTGACCCGCAATCAGTTCGGCAAGGGAACGGTATATTATATCGGTGGCGGACTGGATGAAGCAGCGATCTTGCCGATTGCAAAAGATGTGTTAGAGCACCACGGAATTTGGCACCAGGAGACAGAAGCGGGCGTGGAAGTGTATCAGCGCGAGGCAGACGGAAAAGTATATGAATTTATGTTAAACCACACGGCAGAAGAAAAACGTGTAAATGGAATTACATTAGCGCCGTATGACAGTATAATTAAAGAAATCACTAACTAA
- a CDS encoding ABC transporter substrate-binding protein: MKRFVKALGLTAAMSLALVGCSNDEGSSSDGGKVTLTAWAWNVNVGALNDAVKMYEEENPNVDLKVEDIGRLDVYDKLSTGLAAGGVGLPDIVLVEDDRIQGYVEAFPKGFLNLSEKGFTEHEDKFPDFKKELASFDGNFYAMPFDAGPGGMFYRRSLFEQAGVNAEDIKTWDDFLEAGKKIKDATGSYAMPLDKFKDDPTFRMMLNQLGVYYFDENGNIDLTSPKAVEAMEKLKAFADADLIKDVDGWNGVVSSTVDGSVATIPFGAWYYGTIIDQAKESSGDWGVFLLPGFEEDGNRASNLGGSSWMIPSAGKNTEEAYDFMEFFSTDPEVQNMAMSDYGLFPSLNTAYESELFTSGDEFFGGQKIWELFASEMENIPTAYYTQDYSLGLDESIKAQADVFNGKDVKQALEEAAKRLSDRSGREVNSY, translated from the coding sequence ATGAAAAGATTTGTTAAGGCATTAGGTTTAACAGCAGCAATGTCACTAGCTCTTGTTGGATGTAGCAACGACGAAGGATCTAGCAGTGACGGCGGCAAAGTAACATTAACTGCATGGGCATGGAACGTCAACGTTGGTGCACTAAACGATGCAGTAAAAATGTACGAAGAAGAAAACCCGAACGTAGATTTAAAAGTAGAAGATATTGGACGCCTAGATGTATACGACAAGTTATCTACTGGTCTAGCAGCAGGTGGAGTTGGTCTTCCTGATATTGTATTAGTAGAGGATGACCGTATCCAAGGGTATGTAGAGGCATTCCCAAAAGGATTCTTAAATCTATCAGAAAAAGGATTTACAGAGCATGAAGATAAATTCCCAGACTTCAAGAAAGAGTTAGCATCATTTGATGGCAACTTTTATGCAATGCCGTTTGATGCGGGTCCAGGTGGAATGTTCTATCGTCGTAGCCTATTCGAGCAAGCTGGTGTAAACGCAGAGGACATTAAAACGTGGGATGACTTCTTAGAAGCTGGTAAAAAGATTAAAGATGCTACTGGCTCGTACGCGATGCCACTAGATAAATTTAAAGATGACCCAACATTCCGTATGATGCTAAACCAACTTGGAGTGTACTACTTCGATGAAAATGGCAACATCGATTTAACGAGTCCAAAAGCGGTAGAAGCTATGGAAAAATTGAAAGCGTTTGCGGATGCAGACTTGATCAAAGATGTAGATGGATGGAACGGTGTTGTATCTTCTACAGTTGATGGTTCTGTTGCAACAATTCCGTTTGGTGCATGGTACTACGGTACTATCATCGACCAAGCGAAAGAATCTAGCGGTGACTGGGGAGTATTCTTACTACCAGGATTTGAAGAAGACGGAAACAGAGCATCTAACCTTGGTGGAAGTAGCTGGATGATTCCTTCTGCAGGTAAAAACACAGAGGAAGCGTATGACTTCATGGAGTTCTTCTCAACAGATCCAGAAGTACAAAACATGGCAATGAGCGATTACGGTTTATTCCCATCGTTAAACACAGCTTACGAGTCTGAACTATTCACTTCTGGTGATGAGTTCTTCGGCGGACAAAAGATTTGGGAGCTATTCGCTTCTGAAATGGAAAACATCCCAACAGCTTACTACACACAAGACTATTCACTTGGTCTTGATGAGTCGATCAAAGCACAAGCTGATGTCTTCAATGGAAAAGATGTAAAACAAGCTCTAGAGGAAGCGGCAAAACGTCTAAGCGACCGTTCTGGCCGTGAAGTAAATTCGTACTAA
- a CDS encoding alpha-galactosidase, with translation MIFVNEEKKQFHLQNKTASYIFQVMQNGQLAHLYYGEKIRHREDFSHLFQLPTEPLGNACFPYEGDPFFSLEFVKQEAPSYGTTDYREPFVDIESADGSRYTNFTFQSYKVQKGKPSLPDMPATYVENEDEAETLTITLKDEQKQTELTLSYTVFEQLGVITRNASVRNTGVVPLQVHRLLSASVDLPSKEYDWITLDGAWIRERHISCNRLRKGVQMIDSKKGTSSSWHNPFMALKKPETTEHTGEVYGFNLVYSGNFYAGVEVDTYDTSRAMIGINPFHFSWKLEREETFTAPEAVMVYSKDGLNGMSHEFHELYRTRLARGPWRDKDRPILINNWEATYFTFDEEKILDIATDAKEVGVELFVLDDGWFEGRNDDTTSLGDWVADRKKLPNGIPHLGEKVVEQGISFGLWFEPEMISKKSKLYEQHPDWVLGHKAHHLSNGRNQFVLDLTKQEVQDYLYDTLSGIFDTAPISYVKWDMNRNFTEAGTDSVSADQQGEVYHRYVLGLYRLLEKLTTNYPHILFESCASGGNRFDPGMLYYMPQTWTSDNTDAVERLKIQYGTSLVYPLSTMGAHVSDVPNHQTGRITSLSTRFHVAMFGVFGYELDVTKMSEEEKAVVKEQIAFYQANRALLQRGTFHRLLSPFTSNDTAWMVVNEEKTESVVAFYRTLAQPNPSLQRVKLAGLDPAKKYEVEGTEQVYYGDELMNVGLLLSPIYNGTVHTNKTTMVGDYASTIWKLKEWT, from the coding sequence ATGATCTTTGTAAACGAAGAGAAAAAGCAATTTCACTTACAAAACAAGACGGCAAGCTACATCTTCCAAGTCATGCAAAATGGACAGCTAGCACATCTATATTATGGAGAGAAAATTCGCCATCGCGAAGATTTCTCTCATCTGTTTCAGTTGCCAACGGAGCCACTTGGTAATGCCTGTTTTCCGTACGAGGGAGATCCATTCTTCTCACTAGAGTTCGTGAAGCAAGAGGCTCCTTCTTACGGAACAACGGATTACCGCGAGCCGTTTGTGGATATCGAATCAGCAGACGGTAGTCGCTACACAAATTTTACGTTCCAGTCGTACAAGGTGCAAAAAGGGAAGCCGAGTCTTCCTGATATGCCAGCGACATATGTGGAAAACGAAGATGAAGCAGAGACTTTAACGATCACGCTGAAAGATGAACAAAAACAAACAGAATTAACCCTTTCCTACACGGTCTTTGAACAGTTAGGGGTAATAACAAGAAACGCTTCCGTTCGTAATACAGGTGTGGTCCCTTTACAAGTGCATCGATTGTTGAGTGCATCAGTAGACCTACCGTCGAAAGAATACGATTGGATCACCCTAGACGGAGCGTGGATCAGAGAGAGACATATCTCATGCAATCGCTTGCGTAAAGGCGTGCAGATGATTGATAGCAAAAAAGGAACAAGCAGCTCTTGGCATAACCCGTTTATGGCGTTGAAAAAACCAGAAACAACGGAGCATACAGGAGAAGTATACGGTTTTAACTTAGTATACAGCGGTAACTTCTATGCAGGGGTAGAAGTGGATACATACGACACTTCTCGCGCAATGATTGGGATCAATCCGTTTCATTTCTCTTGGAAATTAGAGAGGGAAGAAACATTTACTGCTCCAGAAGCAGTCATGGTTTACTCCAAAGATGGTTTGAATGGAATGAGTCACGAATTCCATGAACTATATAGAACAAGATTAGCAAGAGGACCTTGGCGCGACAAGGATCGTCCTATTCTTATTAATAACTGGGAAGCAACGTACTTTACGTTTGATGAAGAAAAGATTCTAGACATTGCAACGGATGCAAAAGAAGTAGGAGTCGAATTATTCGTGCTAGATGATGGGTGGTTTGAAGGAAGAAACGATGATACGACCTCTCTTGGGGATTGGGTAGCAGATCGTAAAAAGTTACCGAACGGCATCCCGCACCTTGGAGAAAAAGTAGTAGAGCAAGGTATTTCATTCGGTCTTTGGTTTGAGCCAGAAATGATTTCAAAAAAGAGTAAGTTGTATGAGCAACATCCAGACTGGGTGTTAGGACATAAAGCGCACCACTTATCTAATGGAAGAAACCAGTTCGTTTTAGACTTAACAAAACAAGAAGTGCAGGATTACTTATACGACACACTTTCCGGAATTTTTGACACTGCGCCCATCTCCTATGTGAAGTGGGATATGAACCGTAACTTTACGGAAGCGGGTACAGATTCTGTGTCAGCAGATCAACAAGGAGAAGTGTATCATCGCTATGTTTTAGGCTTATATCGTTTGTTGGAAAAGTTAACAACAAACTATCCACATATCCTATTTGAATCCTGTGCAAGCGGTGGGAATCGCTTTGACCCAGGAATGCTCTATTACATGCCACAAACGTGGACGAGTGACAATACAGACGCGGTAGAACGACTGAAAATCCAGTACGGCACGTCGCTTGTCTATCCGTTATCCACAATGGGGGCACATGTATCAGACGTACCGAATCATCAAACGGGTAGAATTACGTCGTTATCCACACGTTTCCACGTTGCGATGTTTGGCGTTTTTGGCTACGAGCTCGACGTAACGAAAATGTCGGAGGAAGAAAAAGCAGTGGTAAAAGAGCAAATTGCTTTTTATCAAGCGAATCGAGCGTTGTTACAAAGAGGGACTTTCCACCGATTACTTAGTCCTTTTACCTCCAATGATACAGCTTGGATGGTAGTAAATGAGGAGAAGACGGAAAGTGTTGTGGCCTTTTACCGAACGCTTGCTCAACCAAATCCATCTTTACAACGAGTGAAGCTAGCAGGATTGGATCCGGCGAAGAAATACGAAGTCGAAGGAACAGAACAAGTGTATTACGGTGATGAGCTCATGAATGTTGGATTATTACTATCACCTATCTATAACGGAACCGTACACACGAATAAGACAACAATGGTGGGAGATTACGCATCAACCATTTGGAAGCTGAAGGAATGGACATAA
- a CDS encoding carbohydrate ABC transporter permease yields MRVKAHVPYLFIAPAVILFSIFMLYPIISSFILSFQTSTGGEMAFNGLDNYTRLFSDAIFLTALKNTFIILIIQVPVMMILALIVATLLNSALLKLKGLFRVAFFLPAVTSLVAYSIIFSIMLMNDGLINQILAAVGLDAIPWLSNPFWAKVSLIIAMTWRWVGYNMVIYLAGLQNIPEELYEAASMDGASKIRQFFSITIPQLKPVILFTVVLSTIGTLQLFDEPYTLTKGGPSDSTLTIGMYLYQTGFRYFDFGYASTIAYVIVVLIAILTAIQFKVTGDDK; encoded by the coding sequence ATGAGAGTAAAAGCTCATGTACCATATTTATTTATCGCACCAGCTGTGATTCTTTTCTCCATATTTATGCTTTATCCCATCATTTCTTCCTTTATCTTGAGCTTCCAAACAAGTACAGGTGGAGAGATGGCCTTCAACGGACTAGACAACTACACACGTCTATTCTCCGATGCAATCTTTTTAACAGCTTTAAAAAACACCTTCATCATCTTGATCATCCAAGTACCAGTCATGATGATTCTAGCATTAATTGTTGCCACACTACTTAACTCTGCCTTGCTGAAATTAAAAGGTCTATTCCGCGTAGCATTCTTCTTGCCAGCGGTAACATCTTTAGTTGCTTACTCGATCATTTTCTCAATCATGTTGATGAATGATGGACTAATCAATCAGATTTTAGCAGCAGTTGGACTTGATGCAATTCCTTGGTTATCAAACCCATTCTGGGCGAAAGTATCGTTAATTATCGCCATGACATGGAGATGGGTTGGATATAACATGGTCATCTACCTTGCTGGATTACAAAACATCCCAGAGGAACTATATGAAGCAGCGAGTATGGATGGAGCGTCGAAAATCCGACAGTTCTTCTCCATTACCATTCCTCAACTAAAACCAGTTATCTTGTTTACAGTGGTATTATCCACGATCGGAACGCTTCAATTATTCGATGAGCCTTACACGTTAACAAAAGGTGGTCCAAGTGACTCCACACTAACGATCGGTATGTACTTATATCAAACAGGCTTTAGATACTTTGACTTCGGTTATGCATCCACTATTGCATACGTCATCGTAGTGCTAATCGCTATCTTAACAGCAATTCAATTTAAAGTGACGGGTGATGACAAATGA
- a CDS encoding galactokinase, producing MQHAVASFQKIYGGTEEGVRTFFAPGRVNLIGEHIDYNGGNVLPCALEIGTYVVAKKRDDQRIRFYSENFADLGVVEVDLKDLSYDEKHDWANYPKGVFAAIKEEYELPNGVDLYYVGNIPNGAGLSSSASIELATAVMVKELFTLPYETLDLVKLSQAVENRYIGVNCGIMDQFAVGFGKAEHAILLNCQTLEYQYVPFSLGEYKIVIANTNKRRGLADSAYNERRATCEAALAKIQGTIDVKELAHLTEDQLPTVLPLLTEEEQQRVRHVVTENARTLKAMDALTAGDMEQFGQLMKESHLSLRDDYEVSCKELDTLVEAAWEQNGTLGARMTGAGFGGCTVNIVRSADTDKFIEEVGATYKQQIGYEADFYVISVGEGAREIY from the coding sequence ATGCAACATGCAGTAGCGAGCTTTCAGAAGATTTACGGAGGAACAGAAGAAGGTGTACGCACTTTCTTCGCTCCAGGTCGAGTGAATTTAATTGGGGAACACATCGACTATAACGGGGGGAATGTACTGCCATGTGCATTAGAGATTGGAACGTATGTGGTGGCCAAAAAGCGAGATGATCAACGCATTCGGTTTTATTCAGAGAACTTTGCTGACCTTGGAGTGGTCGAAGTAGACTTAAAAGACCTTTCATATGATGAAAAGCACGACTGGGCGAACTATCCGAAAGGAGTGTTTGCTGCTATTAAGGAAGAGTATGAATTGCCAAACGGAGTGGACCTTTACTATGTCGGAAACATCCCAAACGGTGCAGGGTTATCATCGTCTGCATCCATTGAACTAGCAACAGCAGTGATGGTAAAAGAGCTATTTACTTTACCATACGAGACGTTGGATTTAGTGAAATTAAGCCAAGCGGTCGAGAATCGATATATCGGAGTGAACTGCGGCATCATGGACCAGTTCGCAGTCGGTTTCGGGAAAGCAGAACATGCCATTCTACTAAACTGTCAAACACTAGAGTATCAATATGTTCCTTTCTCCTTAGGAGAATATAAAATCGTCATTGCGAACACAAACAAGCGCCGTGGATTAGCAGATTCTGCTTACAATGAACGAAGAGCAACATGTGAAGCAGCACTAGCGAAAATCCAAGGGACAATCGATGTGAAAGAACTGGCACATCTAACAGAAGACCAACTACCGACAGTATTACCGTTACTAACAGAAGAAGAACAACAAAGAGTTCGACACGTGGTAACGGAAAATGCGAGAACGTTAAAAGCCATGGATGCACTGACTGCAGGAGACATGGAACAGTTTGGTCAACTAATGAAAGAATCTCACCTATCCTTGCGAGATGACTACGAAGTTTCCTGCAAAGAACTTGATACATTAGTAGAGGCAGCATGGGAGCAAAATGGTACACTCGGTGCAAGAATGACAGGAGCAGGATTCGGTGGCTGCACTGTCAACATCGTAAGAAGTGCAGACACAGACAAGTTCATCGAAGAAGTCGGTGCAACATACAAACAACAAATCGGATACGAGGCGGACTTCTACGTCATCAGCGTAGGGGAAGGCGCGCGAGAAATATATTAA
- a CDS encoding LacI family DNA-binding transcriptional regulator gives MATLKDIAEKAGVSLATVSRVLNQDATLSVAEDTRNRIVKIAQELNYKTNRKRSTDAVKETLKVALIYWYSEEQELADPYYLSIRLGIEKELQERNMELVKLFDKNIQQAVGQKPDQYEGVIALGKYSAEEIDYFYQLSENLVLVDYSPTDDYNCVVVDFRKAVTRVLDYLVEMGHTEIGYIGGREYVFGDEPLKDEREATFVEYLTLRNLYKEDFVWTGRFAAEDGYALMMQSLMEEKRPTAYFIASDSMAIGALRALHENGISVPDDISIVGFNDISTSKYLQPSLSTVHVHTEFMGEAAVELLVEKLNSTKTITKKVVIPTNFVVRESSGVRVGK, from the coding sequence TTGGCTACGTTGAAAGATATTGCGGAAAAGGCGGGTGTTTCGTTAGCGACGGTGTCCAGAGTATTGAACCAAGATGCCACTTTATCAGTTGCAGAAGATACGAGAAATAGAATCGTTAAAATTGCACAAGAGCTAAACTACAAGACGAATCGAAAGCGATCAACGGATGCGGTAAAAGAGACGTTGAAAGTGGCATTAATCTACTGGTACTCCGAAGAGCAGGAACTAGCTGATCCGTACTATCTTTCTATTCGTTTAGGTATAGAAAAAGAGCTGCAAGAACGAAACATGGAGCTAGTCAAACTCTTTGATAAAAACATCCAGCAAGCAGTTGGCCAAAAGCCAGACCAATACGAAGGCGTCATTGCCCTTGGTAAATATAGCGCCGAAGAAATCGACTACTTTTATCAACTGAGCGAAAACCTTGTATTAGTCGACTACTCCCCAACGGATGACTACAACTGTGTGGTCGTAGACTTCCGAAAAGCCGTAACGAGAGTGTTAGATTACTTGGTGGAAATGGGGCATACAGAAATCGGCTACATCGGTGGTCGCGAGTACGTTTTTGGAGACGAACCGCTGAAAGATGAGCGAGAAGCAACGTTTGTGGAATACTTAACGCTGCGCAATCTTTATAAGGAAGATTTCGTCTGGACCGGTCGCTTTGCAGCGGAGGACGGATACGCGTTGATGATGCAGTCACTGATGGAAGAAAAGCGTCCAACGGCTTACTTCATCGCGAGCGACTCCATGGCAATCGGGGCACTGCGGGCGCTGCACGAAAACGGCATCTCGGTGCCGGACGACATCTCCATCGTCGGTTTCAACGATATCAGCACCTCGAAGTACCTGCAGCCATCGCTCTCCACCGTGCACGTGCACACGGAGTTCATGGGCGAAGCGGCGGTGGAACTGCTGGTGGAGAAGCTTAACTCGACGAAGACCATTACGAAGAAGGTAGTGATCCCGACGAACTTTGTCGTGCGGGAGAGTAGTGGGGTGCGTGTTGGGAAGTGA